In Exiguobacterium sibiricum 7-3, a genomic segment contains:
- a CDS encoding VanZ family protein: MRRPSIGYIMAGAILLLLFGFSSMSYQQQSLIPLLTNHIPLGWVYAFSFVSFHYEVPISVASLGPAAFLEFFIRKGMHAGLFFILGTSLVHVLRTRGYRPVPAAFFAATTAITVGVFDEFHQQLTGGRTPLVGDVIIDGSGAAFGIVLYTALRLFLKADRLVKSEYQQSS; encoded by the coding sequence ATGCGTCGTCCATCGATTGGCTACATCATGGCAGGAGCTATCTTGCTTTTATTATTCGGATTCAGTTCGATGAGTTATCAGCAACAATCGCTGATTCCGTTGTTGACCAATCATATCCCACTCGGCTGGGTCTATGCTTTTTCGTTCGTCTCGTTTCATTATGAGGTGCCGATCAGTGTCGCGTCGTTAGGTCCAGCGGCGTTCCTCGAGTTCTTCATCCGTAAAGGGATGCATGCCGGTCTGTTCTTCATCCTCGGGACAAGCCTTGTCCACGTCCTACGTACAAGGGGATACCGGCCTGTTCCAGCTGCTTTCTTTGCCGCGACTACAGCGATTACGGTCGGAGTCTTTGATGAGTTTCATCAGCAATTGACCGGCGGACGGACGCCGTTAGTCGGAGACGTCATCATCGACGGAAGTGGTGCGGCCTTCGGGATTGTCCTCTACACTGCGCTTCGTCTTTTCCTAAAAGCCGATCGCCTTGTCAAATCGGAATATCAGCAATCGAGCTAA